CTCATGGACGTTCTCCCCCCGGCACCGCTGCGAGGCGTACGTGCCCCGCTTTTCCCATCCTCAGGTGATGAACCTGGTTACGCTCCGCCATACGCTGATCTCACCCAGTAGTGGGAAGAGGGTCCCCAAACGCCGCTCAAAATCGAAAATTTAGGTAGGATGTCCAGTTCTACCCAGGTCCCTGATTCCACCCGGCGCCGGATGGTTCACACGTCGACTCACTCCGGTAACGTCCAGTCGTCCTGTTGAGTGACGGGCCGGGGCGACACTGAGGGGCGAAATGGTCATCAAATGCTCCTCAATGGAGCAATGACCGACGGTGACGGTGACGCGGTGCGCCCCCTGCTGGGTGGGTCGACACCCGTGATCAAGGAGCGGAGGTACCAGGTGTCCGACGACGAGCGCGTCACCTACGAGAGCGGGCCGAAGCCCGCCGAGGGCGACTCCCTGGTGGCGGAGCGAGAGTCGGAGCCGAAGAGTCTTCGGCAGCGGGTACAGACGGCCCTGGAGATCATCCGGGCCAACCCGACCGGCCGGATCGCTCTCAAGATCGTCGTGGCGGTGGTCGGCGCGGTGGTGGTGCTGGTCGGGCTCGCGCTCATCCCGTTGCCCGGCCCCGGCTGGCTGCTGGTGATCGCCGGTCTCGGGGTCTGGGCGATCGAATACCACTGGGCCCGGCGCCTGCTCGCCTTCACCCGGCGCAACGTGCAGGCCTGGACCCGCTGGGCGGGCCGGCAGTCCTGGCCGGTACGGCTCCTGCTCGGAGCGGTCGGCCTGGTCTTCGTCAGCGTGGTCGTCTGGCTCTCGCTGAAGTACAGCCTCGGTATCGACCTGGTCGCCGACGTACTCCACTACCTCGCGACCCACTGAGGCCCATGCGGCGCCCCGCCCGCAGGGGATGGCCACCCCCGAAGATGCGGGGTGCCGACCGGATCAGGTACAGTCATGCGCGCTGAGGGCGATTAGCTCAGCGGGAGAGCGCTTCGTTCACACCGAAGAGGTCACTGGTTCGATCCCAGTATCGCCCACCAGTAAGAGGGTATGTCCTGTCGAAGGACATACCCTCTTGTTGTTGGCGGGTGACCGATCGAGGGATTGGCGGGTCCGCCATTCAGTCACCGCTTTTCCCGTTGAGTCCGGTGTGACCCGAATGGTCCCGACAAGCTGACCGATGCGGACCGTCGTGACTCCGCGTAACCCCATTCATCACCGGTTCGTTGAGCGCGAAGAAGCGTGACAGCGGGGAAGAAGCGGGACAGCGTGAAGAAGCGGGGCGGGGCGGTAGTGGGCCGGACGCGGGTGCCGGTCGACCCACCCACCCGGTGAACTCCTGACCGCCGAGCGGACCCGTCCGGTGAGTTGACCGCCATCCATACTGGACCGGCGGACGAGGAACCGGGGCGTCCGGCGTACGGCTCGGTGATGACCTGAGGGTCGTCGCCGGCCTGCCCTCCTCGGCTTCTGCTTCGGACTGTTGCTGGCCACGGTCGCGGACGTACCGAGCTGGTCCGGACTCGGACACGTCTGCGCCCACCCGCCACGGTGGTCGTCATGGGTGGCGGTGACTGACGTACGCGGTCGCGACCTCGGCGCTTTGGCGAGGAGGTGGTTAGGCTCGCCAACGGCGGCACCCGCCTGCCATGAGCAGCGAGGAGACACGACATGACCACCCCTGACGGATCGGCCGAAACGGACGTCTGGTTCCCCCACGACGAGGGCCAACTGTCGGCGGAGGACACGCTGGAGGACCGAGGGCTCGACGACGCGCTCGACGAGGGCTACTCCCCGCCGGAGAACTACCGGGGCTCGACCGCCTTCGGTGTGACCGCCGAGGAGGCGAGCATCGGTGAGTCGCTCGACCAGCGGCTCACCCAGGAGGTCCCGGAGCAGGCGACGCCGTGGGACGGCCCGGTGCTCCGTACCGACCTCGACGAGGACGCACTCTCCCGCGAGGCTGACGAGTTCCTGGATGCCAACGAGGTCGGGGACCTGCGGGCCGGGCGCCTGGTCGCCCCGGACGAGGGCTTGGGACCCGACGTCGACGGTGAGTCGATCGGCAGCGATGTCGGAATCGCCGGTGGCGGCGCGTCGGCCGAGGAGGCCGCGATGCACATCGTCGAGTTCCCCTGACCGGTTCGACCCGACCAACCCGACCTGATCCGACGGGCCGGTGCTGGTGTGACGTGCCCCGCACCGGCCCGTGGGAACTCCAGATCGCGTCCGCACGACCACCTACCGGGTTCCGGAACAGGCGGAAGTGAGGTCGGTGCTCGTGCGGGTCGGACGGATCGTGGCGCGGATGGTGTTGCCGGCGGTAGCCGGGCTCGCCGTACTTCTGGCCGGTGTGCCGGCCGCCGCGCCGGCCTGGGCGCATTCCCGGCTGCTCGGCACCAACCCGGCCGACGGCACGACCGTGACCAGTCCGGTCGCGGCGGTCCGGCTGACCTTCGACGAACTCGTGCGGGCCGACCTGAGCACCGTCGTGGTCGAGGACGCGAACCAGCGTCGTTACGCTGACGGGCCGGTCCAGGTGCTCGACCACGAAATGAGCCAGCCGGTGCATCCGCTGGGTTCTGGCGACTACCGGGTCGCGTGGCGGGCGATCTCCGCCGACGGGCACCCGGTGCAGGGCGAGTTCCGGTTCAGCGTGGCGCTGCCACCCGGTCAGGAACCGGCTCCGCCGGTCCAGCCCGCTCCGCCGGTCGAGGCGGCCCCGGTCGGTGCGACCACGACCACACCCGCCGGCCCGGACCGGCGTTGGTGGTGGGTGGGGGGAGCGGTCGCCCTGGTCGCCGTCGCCGCCGGCCTGATCCGGGTACGGCACGGTCGAGCGGCCCGAACCCGATGAGCGGCCCAGGTGCACCGGAGATCCGTGCCGTTGCCGCTCCGGTCTCCGCTGGCGCCGGTGGGCGGCGCTGGTGGTTGCCGGCCGCCGTCGGGGTAGCGGCACTGGCCGTGCTCCTGCTGGCGCTGCGGCTCGGCGGGGCGGTGGAGAGCACCGCGATCGCCGGACTGCCCGACCCGGGCCCGGTCACCCGCTGGGGGCTGCCCCTGCTGCGGCTGGTCCTGGACGGGTTCGCCACCGTCACCGTCGGTCTGCTGCTCACGGCCGCCTTCCTACTTCCCGGCGACCGGGGCAGTGTGTCACCGCGCGGTTACCTGCTGCTTCGTCGGGTGACCGGCTGCGCGATCGGCTGGGCGTTCTCGGCAGCCGCCATGCTCGTACTGACCGTCTCCGACCTGCTCGGGCAGCCGATCGGCCAGGTGCGTTCCGCCACCGTCCTCAGTTTCGCCACCTCGATCAGCCAGGGGCGGGCGCTGGCATTGCAGGCCGGGCTGGCGCTGCTGCTCGCCGTACTGTCCAGGGCCGGGGTATCCCGGACACTGGCCGCGACCATGGCCGTACTGGCGCTGGTCGCGGTGCTGCCACCGGCGTTCACCGGGCACGCGGCCGGCGCCGGCAACCATCAACTGGCGGTGACCAGCCTGGCCCTGCACGTACTGGCCGCCACCGTCTGGCTCGGCGGCCTGGTCGGGCTGCTTTCGGTACGGAGCGGGCGGTTGCTGGCCGACGCGGCGGCGCGGTACAGCCGGCTCGCCCTGGCCTGCTTCGTCCTGGTGGCCGTGAGCGGGCTGACCAACGCCTGGGTACGGCTGGGGGAGTGGAACCAGCTCTGGCACTCCAGCTACGGGTCCCTGCTGCTCGGAAAGATCGCCGCGCTGCTGCTCCTGGGCGGGCTCGGTGCCCTCCACCGGGCCCGTACGCTGCCGGCCCTGCGGGCCGGAACGGCGGGGGCGTTCGTCCGGCTGGCCGCCGGCGAGGTGGTCGTCTTCGCGGCCACGTTCGGTCTGGCCGTGGCGCTGTCCCGCAGCCCGACCCCGGTTCCGGACAACCCGGTCGAGCCCGATCCGCTGGTCGAGCTGCTCGGCTTCGGGCTGCCACCGGCGCCGACGGCGGCACGGATGCTCGGCGACGTACTGCCGGACATGTTCTTCCTGACCCTGACCGGGTTCGGGATCGCCGCGTACCTGATCGGTGTGTATCGACTGCGCCGCGCGGGCCACCTGTGGCCGTGGTCGCGGACCGCGAGCTGGCTGGCCGGGCTGCTGCTGCTCGCCGCGATCACCAACCTCGGCGTCGCCCGGTACGCGTACCTGCTCTTCAGCGTGCACATGGTCCAGCACATGGTGCTCTCCATGGCGGTGCCGATCCTGCTCGTCGGCGGGGCGCCGGTCACGCTCGCCCTGCGGGCGCTGCGCCGACCCGCCGACCCCGAGGTGCGTGGCGCCCGGGAGTGGTTGCTGATCCTGATCCACAGTCGGGCGTTGCGGGTGCTGACCCATCCGTTGATCGCTCTCGGCATCTATGTCGCCAGCCTCTATGGGCTCTATTTCAGTGGGCTGCTCGGCACCCTGATGCGTTACCACCTGGGGCACCTGGCGATGCTCACCCACTTCGTGCTCGCCGGTTACCTGCTCTTCTGGGTGCTGATCGGGATCGACCCCGGCCGGCGGCGGCTGCCCCAGCCTCTGCTCGTGGTGATCCACTTCGCGGCGATGATCTTTCACGCCTTCCTCGGTGTGATCCTGATGCAGTCGACCACGGTCATCGCCCCGGACTGGTACAGCTCCGTACACCCGGACTGGGCCGGCACGCTCCTCGCCGACCAGCACCTCGGCGCCGGCATCGCCTGGGCGTTCGGTGAGGTACCGGCGGTGATCGTGATGGCTCTGCTGGTCCGGCAGTGGATCCGGGCGGACGAGCGGGAGCAGGCCCGGCTCGACCGTGCCGCCGACCGGGCGCGGGCGAGCGGCGAGGAGGACGAACTCGCCCGCTACAACGCCTTCCTGGCCGAGGCGGCCCGTCACGACACGCGCCGGTAGCGCGTGGCGTTAGGAAGGGGCCCTTCCTCTACCGGAAACGATAGGAAGGGGCCCTTCCTTCTCAGGCGGCGCGGTGGGTGTCGTGGCGGGCGTGCGCGGGGCGGGGACCGGGGTGGGAGCGGACCAGCCGCAGCGGCGGCATCGGGGCGGCTTCCTCGGCGTCGAAGCTGGCCCGCCAGCGGGACGGCCCGGAATCGTGCTGCCGGGGCGGTTCGCCGGGGTCGAGCGCCGGCCGGGTCAGGGCGAGGATGATCAGGTAGCCGGCCACGATGAAACCGTGGCTGAGGATCCGGCTCACGTCCACCCGGCCGACGATCATGTCGTTCGCCGAGAGCAGGGTGAGCACCGCCACGAAGGCGGTGAGGGTGGGCAGGATCCCGACCGGCCGGGTACGCCGCAGCGCGATCCAGCCGAAGCCGGCGCCGATGGCCACGTTCCAGGCGGCCGACTCGTGCCAGAGGTGGTTGGCCGGGACCGTGGTCCCGGTCAGGTCGTGCAGGTGCTGGGTGCCCGCGATGCCGGCGATCTGTGCCGCTCCGAGGACGAACTGCACCGCCCCGAGCACCCCCAACAGGACGCGCAGCGTGATCGCCAGGCGCAGCCGGCCGGGGCCGGGTGCCGCCGCGAGCAGCCGTTCGTCGAGTTCGCCTTGGGCGCTGACCACGCTGGTCCGGGCCAGTCGGGTCACCGTGGCGGCGGCATCCATCCACGAGCGGCATTCCGCGCATTCGCCGAGATGCCGCTCCACGACGTGCCGCTCGGCCGGATCATCCTCGCCGTCCAGCCACGCCGAGAGCGCCTCCCGGTACTGTTCGCACCCCACACTCATATTGTCGGTCCCCGGCTCCGTCGAGTTCCCGTGAAGCGTCGAGTTTCCGCCGCGGACGCCGCTGCGCCGTCAAGACGCCGCTGCCAACACGGATGAGGACGCCCTTTCCATGGTGATGCCGCAACCCTAACCGGGGGCCCGGCAGGTTAACCTTCCCCTATGCCTGCGACCGGGTCCGAGGACGACGAGATCACCCGCTGGGCGTTGGCCGCGAAGGCCGGCGACCGGACCGCGGCTGGTGCTTTCATCCGGGCCACCCAGCGCGACGTGCACCGATTCGTCAGTCACCTGGCCGGGCCGCAGGAGGCGGAGGATCTGACCCAGGAGACCTATCTGCGGGCGATGCGGGCGCTGCCCCGGTTCGCGGCCCG
The Micromonospora pisi DNA segment above includes these coding regions:
- a CDS encoding TIGR02611 family protein, with the translated sequence MTDGDGDAVRPLLGGSTPVIKERRYQVSDDERVTYESGPKPAEGDSLVAERESEPKSLRQRVQTALEIIRANPTGRIALKIVVAVVGAVVVLVGLALIPLPGPGWLLVIAGLGVWAIEYHWARRLLAFTRRNVQAWTRWAGRQSWPVRLLLGAVGLVFVSVVVWLSLKYSLGIDLVADVLHYLATH
- a CDS encoding DUF5709 domain-containing protein, with amino-acid sequence MTTPDGSAETDVWFPHDEGQLSAEDTLEDRGLDDALDEGYSPPENYRGSTAFGVTAEEASIGESLDQRLTQEVPEQATPWDGPVLRTDLDEDALSREADEFLDANEVGDLRAGRLVAPDEGLGPDVDGESIGSDVGIAGGGASAEEAAMHIVEFP
- a CDS encoding copper resistance CopC family protein, which translates into the protein MRVGRIVARMVLPAVAGLAVLLAGVPAAAPAWAHSRLLGTNPADGTTVTSPVAAVRLTFDELVRADLSTVVVEDANQRRYADGPVQVLDHEMSQPVHPLGSGDYRVAWRAISADGHPVQGEFRFSVALPPGQEPAPPVQPAPPVEAAPVGATTTTPAGPDRRWWWVGGAVALVAVAAGLIRVRHGRAARTR
- a CDS encoding cytochrome c oxidase assembly protein, with the translated sequence MSGPGAPEIRAVAAPVSAGAGGRRWWLPAAVGVAALAVLLLALRLGGAVESTAIAGLPDPGPVTRWGLPLLRLVLDGFATVTVGLLLTAAFLLPGDRGSVSPRGYLLLRRVTGCAIGWAFSAAAMLVLTVSDLLGQPIGQVRSATVLSFATSISQGRALALQAGLALLLAVLSRAGVSRTLAATMAVLALVAVLPPAFTGHAAGAGNHQLAVTSLALHVLAATVWLGGLVGLLSVRSGRLLADAAARYSRLALACFVLVAVSGLTNAWVRLGEWNQLWHSSYGSLLLGKIAALLLLGGLGALHRARTLPALRAGTAGAFVRLAAGEVVVFAATFGLAVALSRSPTPVPDNPVEPDPLVELLGFGLPPAPTAARMLGDVLPDMFFLTLTGFGIAAYLIGVYRLRRAGHLWPWSRTASWLAGLLLLAAITNLGVARYAYLLFSVHMVQHMVLSMAVPILLVGGAPVTLALRALRRPADPEVRGAREWLLILIHSRALRVLTHPLIALGIYVASLYGLYFSGLLGTLMRYHLGHLAMLTHFVLAGYLLFWVLIGIDPGRRRLPQPLLVVIHFAAMIFHAFLGVILMQSTTVIAPDWYSSVHPDWAGTLLADQHLGAGIAWAFGEVPAVIVMALLVRQWIRADEREQARLDRAADRARASGEEDELARYNAFLAEAARHDTRR
- a CDS encoding zf-HC2 domain-containing protein, giving the protein MGCEQYREALSAWLDGEDDPAERHVVERHLGECAECRSWMDAAATVTRLARTSVVSAQGELDERLLAAAPGPGRLRLAITLRVLLGVLGAVQFVLGAAQIAGIAGTQHLHDLTGTTVPANHLWHESAAWNVAIGAGFGWIALRRTRPVGILPTLTAFVAVLTLLSANDMIVGRVDVSRILSHGFIVAGYLIILALTRPALDPGEPPRQHDSGPSRWRASFDAEEAAPMPPLRLVRSHPGPRPAHARHDTHRAA